Below is a genomic region from Thermochromatium tepidum ATCC 43061.
GGGCCAAAACCCCGCTGCGTACCACGGCCCAGCTGGCCGAACTGGTGGCACGTGTCGTGCCCAAGCGCGAACCGGGCAAGCACCCGGCAACCCGCACCTTCCAGGCCTTGCGCATCCAGGTCAATGGCGAGCTGGAGGCACTGCGTCGCTGTCTCGATCAGGTCTGCGATCGACTGGCGGTCGGGGGCCGGTTGGCGGTCATCAGCTTCCATTCGCTCGAGGACCGCCTGGTTAAACACTTCATCCGGCGCGAATCCAAGGGGCCGGGGTTGCCCAAGGGTGTCCCGGCACGGGCCCTCGAGGTTCGGGGTCGTCTGCGTCCCATCGGCAAGGCGATGCGACCCTCCGCTGCCGAAGAGACGCAGAACCCGAGGGCGCGCAGTGCCATCCTACGTGTGGCGGAGCGTCTGCCATGACGCGCGCCCGTCTCTTCACTGCGGCTGGGCTCATGCTCGCCGTCATCCTGACGGCGATCGCCGTCGTTTACACCAAATATCTGACACGCCTCCATTTCGTCCAATTGCAGGATCTGCGCGCCCAGCGCGATGCGATCGATGTCGAATGGAACCGTCTGCGTCTCGAGGAGGCCGCACTCTCGACCCATGGGCTCGTCGAGCGCAAGGCCCGTCATGAGCTCGGCATGTTTGCGCCCCGGGCCGGCGATGTACTCTTGATCGAGGAGCGCGTCCATGCCCAACCCTAGTCGTCGCGTTCGCAAGCCCCTGCCGCCGCTGAAACCGCGCCGTGCGCCCAATACGGCGCTGCGCCGCCGACTGCTGCTGTCGGCGCTGGCGCTGGCCTTCATCATGCTGACGTCCGGGGTCTTCTATCGCCAGGTGATCCAAACTGAGTTTCTGCAACGTGAAGGCGAGGCGCGCTATCTGCGCGACGCCGTCATTCCGGCCCGCCGCGGCATGATCAAGGACCGCAACGGTGAGCCGCTGGCCGTGAGCACGCCGGTAGAGACACTGTGGGGCGAGCCGCGCAAGCTGGTCGACCAGCTCGACAAGCTTGCCGTGATCGCCCGGGCCCTCGATATGGACGCGGCCTTTTTGCGCGATCGCATCGAGTCTAACTGCGACAAGGGTTTCCTCTATATCAAGCGTCGTATGACCCTTGATGAGGCGCGGGCGGTGCGTGCGGCGATCGCCGAACACAAGATCGAGGGACTCGACTTCGAAACCGAATATCGTCGCTTCTACCCGGGCGCCGAGGTCTTCGCCCATGTCATCGGCTTCACCGACATCGAGGATCGCGGACAGGAGGGGCTCGAGTTGGCCTATGACCGGGTGCTCAAGGCCGAACCGGGTCTGCAGCGCGTCATCCGTGATGGGCGTCGCCGTACCGTGCAGCAGGTCGAGCAGATCCGCCCACCGCGTCCAGGGCAGGATCTGGTCCTGAGCCTGGATCGGCGCCTCCAGTATTTGGCTTATCGTGAACTCAAGGCAGCCGTGTCCGAGCACAAGGCCAAGGGCGGAAGCCTAGTGGTGCTGGACGTGGCCACGGGCGAGGTGCTGGCGATGGTCAATCAGCCCAGCTTCAACCCCAACAGCGATCGCACCGGGAGCAGCGAGCGCCGGCGCAATCGCGCGCTCACGGACGTCATGGAGCCGGGTTCGACGCTCAAGCCGTTCGTGGTCGCCGCCGCGCTCGAACGCGGGGTCATCACGCCAGCGAGCCGTTTTTCGACCGCGCCCTATAGCATCGGGAGCAATGTCGTGCGCGACGTGCACAATTATGGCACGCTCGATGTCACCGGCATCATCACCAAGTCGAGCAACGTCGGCGCGGTGAAGATTGCACAGAAGATGAGCTATGAGGATCTGTGGCGCCTCTACGATCGGCTCGGATTCGGCCATCCGACGGGGGTCGGCTTTCCGGGCGAAAGTCGCGGACTGCTCAGGCACTACTCGACCTGGCGGCCCTTCGAGCATGCCACGCACGCCTTTGGCTATGGTCTCTCGGTCACGCCAATGCAACTGGCGCAGGCCTATCTCGTCTTGGCCGCCGATGGGGTGAAGCGCCCGGTGACCCTCTTCAAGCGCAATCCGCTCATCCAAACCGCCTCGACACCCGAGGGTGTGCGTCTGTTGAGCCAGGATACAACCCGCCGCTTGCGCGCCATGATGGAGACCGTGGTCTCCGAGCAGGGCACGGCCAAGCAGGCGATGATCGCCGGCTATCGTGCCGCCGGCAAGACCGGGACGGCCAAGAAGTCGGCGGGCAGGGCCGGCTATGCGGACAATCGTTATCAATCTGTCTTCGCCGGGATCGTCCCCGCGCGTCAGCCACGTTTCGTCATGGTGGTCATGATCGATGAGCCGAGTGCCGGTGCCTATTATGGCGGCGTGGTCGCTGCACCCATCTTCCAACGGGTGATGGAGGGGGCGCTGCGGCTGTTCAATGTCCCACCCGACGATCCCGAGCCGTCGATGATGCTCGCGCAACACATCCAGGGAGCAGTGCCATGAGGAAGTGCCATGAGGAGAGGACT
It encodes:
- a CDS encoding peptidoglycan D,D-transpeptidase FtsI family protein, with the protein product MPNPSRRVRKPLPPLKPRRAPNTALRRRLLLSALALAFIMLTSGVFYRQVIQTEFLQREGEARYLRDAVIPARRGMIKDRNGEPLAVSTPVETLWGEPRKLVDQLDKLAVIARALDMDAAFLRDRIESNCDKGFLYIKRRMTLDEARAVRAAIAEHKIEGLDFETEYRRFYPGAEVFAHVIGFTDIEDRGQEGLELAYDRVLKAEPGLQRVIRDGRRRTVQQVEQIRPPRPGQDLVLSLDRRLQYLAYRELKAAVSEHKAKGGSLVVLDVATGEVLAMVNQPSFNPNSDRTGSSERRRNRALTDVMEPGSTLKPFVVAAALERGVITPASRFSTAPYSIGSNVVRDVHNYGTLDVTGIITKSSNVGAVKIAQKMSYEDLWRLYDRLGFGHPTGVGFPGESRGLLRHYSTWRPFEHATHAFGYGLSVTPMQLAQAYLVLAADGVKRPVTLFKRNPLIQTASTPEGVRLLSQDTTRRLRAMMETVVSEQGTAKQAMIAGYRAAGKTGTAKKSAGRAGYADNRYQSVFAGIVPARQPRFVMVVMIDEPSAGAYYGGVVAAPIFQRVMEGALRLFNVPPDDPEPSMMLAQHIQGAVP
- the ftsL gene encoding cell division protein FtsL; translation: MTRARLFTAAGLMLAVILTAIAVVYTKYLTRLHFVQLQDLRAQRDAIDVEWNRLRLEEAALSTHGLVERKARHELGMFAPRAGDVLLIEERVHAQP